One part of the Magallana gigas chromosome 5, xbMagGiga1.1, whole genome shotgun sequence genome encodes these proteins:
- the LOC105319033 gene encoding uncharacterized protein, with amino-acid sequence MPENVEIKASIANLADFQIKAKELSKTDGEVLVQEDVFFSVPNGRLKLRTVKDVKSELIFYDRPDQEGPKHSEFYTTPVPDPDSLKDCLSRAVGIKGVLRKVRTLYMVGQTRVHVDQVEGLGSFMELEVQMQEGQTVEQLQTIAEDLMQKLGVSNKDLISVAYMDLLLKKQSQTSG; translated from the exons ATGCCGGAAAATGTTGAAATCAAAGCATCTATTGCAAACCTAGCAGACTTTCAAATTAAGGCAAAAGAACTGAGTAAAACGGATGGGGAAGTACTGGTACAAGAAGACGTATTTTTCAGTGTTCCAAATGGACGGCTGAAATTGAGGACCGTTAAG GATGTTAAATCGGAATTGATTTTCTACGATCGACCCGATCAGGAGGGACCAAAGCACAGCGAATTCTACACTACTCCAGTCCCAGACCCTGATTCTTTGAAG GACTGTTTGAGTCGAGCTGTGGGTATCAAAGGTGTCCTGAGGAAAGTGAGGACTTTGTACATGGTGGGTCAAACCCGAGTCCATGTAGACCAAGTAGAGGGGCTGGGAAGCTTCATGGAACTTGAG GTACAGATGCAGGAAGGTCAGACTGTTGAACAGCTGCAGACAATAGCAGAGGACCTGATGCAGAAACTGGGGGTATCCAACAAGGACTTGATTTCTGTGGCTTATATGGACTTACTGCTTAAAAAGCAGTCCCAAACCTCTGGATAG